Proteins from a genomic interval of Psychrobacter urativorans:
- a CDS encoding transporter substrate-binding domain-containing protein produces the protein MSTSRLLWSSLTLTAALALSACSPSQDAKDTNADAQAAGTAGKTLRIATEGAYPPFNYTNADGSLAGYDIDVVNALCKQMQAKCEIVAQDWDGIIPGLLAKKYDAVIAGMSITPERQEKVDFTEPYFANTMVWLTDTKGKFNPKSIKNLTLGGQRSTTPGAYLQDNYDGKDGNTVQLYDNYDNAYLDLKSGRSDAVLAEKVSAKSWLKDNPAGFGIVGDEIDNNDNIAIAVRKGDPLKEDFNKALSEIRSNGTLARLEQANFGQ, from the coding sequence ATGTCGACTTCTCGCCTATTGTGGTCATCGCTGACCCTCACTGCCGCGCTAGCGCTTAGTGCCTGTAGCCCATCGCAAGATGCCAAAGATACCAATGCTGATGCCCAAGCTGCCGGTACAGCTGGCAAGACTTTACGTATTGCGACTGAAGGCGCATATCCTCCTTTTAACTATACCAATGCCGATGGTAGTTTAGCGGGCTATGATATTGACGTTGTCAATGCCTTGTGTAAGCAAATGCAAGCCAAGTGTGAGATTGTCGCGCAAGATTGGGATGGCATTATTCCTGGCTTATTGGCTAAGAAATACGATGCGGTGATTGCCGGCATGTCTATTACTCCTGAACGTCAAGAAAAAGTTGATTTTACCGAGCCTTATTTTGCCAATACGATGGTATGGCTGACTGATACCAAAGGTAAGTTTAATCCCAAATCTATCAAAAACTTAACCCTTGGCGGTCAACGCTCAACGACACCAGGCGCGTATTTACAAGACAATTATGACGGTAAAGACGGCAACACCGTACAGTTATATGATAACTACGACAATGCCTATTTAGACCTAAAGTCTGGTCGTAGCGATGCGGTGTTGGCTGAAAAAGTCTCTGCTAAATCTTGGCTAAAAGACAATCCTGCTGGCTTTGGTATCGTTGGTGATGAGATTGACAATAATGACAATATCGCCATTGCTGTGCGTAAAGGTGACCCACTCAAAGAAGACTTTAACAAAGCACTCAGCGAGATTCGTAGTAACGGCACGCTGGCACGCCTTGAGCAAGCAAACTTCGGTCAATAA
- a CDS encoding ABC transporter ATP-binding protein, whose amino-acid sequence MPDIAKDSTRPIALEVQDLHKSYGSLAVLKGVSLTAYDGDVISILGSSGSGKSTLLRCINLLEKPTQGRIIIGNEELILKPTKTGEMQAANIKQLESLRARVGFVFQNFNLWPHKTILQNIIEGPTQVLKIKKDQAISDAEKLLDKVGLLDKKDAYPANLSGGQRQRVAIARALAMQPQVLLFDEPTSALDPELVNEVLAVMRELAEEGRTMLIVTHEMRFAREVSSKVVFLHQGVIEEMGTPEQVFDHPKSERVRDFMASHR is encoded by the coding sequence ATAAAAGCTATGGCTCTCTAGCTGTACTTAAAGGTGTTTCCCTGACCGCTTATGATGGCGATGTCATCTCTATTCTGGGGTCGTCAGGCTCTGGAAAGTCAACCCTTTTGCGCTGCATTAATTTGCTGGAAAAACCAACACAAGGTCGCATTATCATTGGTAATGAAGAGCTGATATTAAAGCCAACCAAAACGGGCGAAATGCAAGCGGCAAATATCAAGCAATTAGAAAGCTTACGCGCGCGTGTGGGTTTTGTGTTCCAGAACTTTAACTTGTGGCCGCATAAAACGATTTTGCAAAACATTATCGAAGGACCGACGCAGGTTCTAAAAATTAAAAAAGACCAAGCTATTAGTGATGCGGAAAAACTGCTCGATAAAGTCGGTTTACTCGATAAAAAAGATGCGTATCCGGCAAATTTGTCTGGTGGTCAGCGTCAGCGTGTGGCGATTGCGCGCGCCCTTGCCATGCAGCCACAGGTGTTATTATTCGATGAGCCAACTTCCGCGCTTGACCCTGAACTGGTCAATGAGGTGCTCGCGGTCATGCGTGAGCTTGCCGAAGAAGGGCGTACCATGCTGATTGTCACCCATGAAATGCGTTTTGCTCGTGAAGTCTCTAGTAAAGTGGTGTTCTTGCATCAAGGCGTTATTGAAGAGATGGGCACACCCGAACAGGTCTTTGATCATCCAAAATCAGAGCGCGTGCGCGACTTTATGGCATCGCATCGCTAG